In Amphiura filiformis chromosome 2, Afil_fr2py, whole genome shotgun sequence, one DNA window encodes the following:
- the LOC140138831 gene encoding uncharacterized protein encodes MQGSIKVLIVNCRSLKSERKQLDLLDLVETHNPNVIVGQESHIDDTFSNAEVFPVGFNVSRKDRNVNGGGVFVAVSENIVASTEYSLDTNCEIQWCKISIVGARPLYIGSFYRQTNNSAESLIELNRSMSSLSNNGTLPNIILGGDFNCPDINWDNISIKPNPQYGYKVCRSLLYIVEEFGLHQHVHKPTRKNNILDLLFTTYPDLVNDIQVSSGMSDHGVVTADINIKCQLSKNEPRKVHIFKKMNLENLKKEANAFQTQYHKESASHSTQENWKCLTENIDILMKENVPQKTIQKRWDVPYMTPRIKKLIRKKKRVYNTLKVYDTSQNREKFKDLRKTVQKELQHAKNEYLMGLLTEDSNGSTSCPQVGKRFWQYTKSLRQNNSGVGTLLVDGKEFPDGKGKAEALSSQYSSVFTDEDLSHFPIMKGNPFPAIGDVIIDTEGVKDLLQEINSKKACGPDGVPSRILKDLNEELAPVITHIFTQSIQTGTLPRDWLTANITAIFKKGNKCDPANYRPVSLTSVTSKLIEHILFRHIMDHLEKHCILSNFQHGFRSQHSCESQLIVTVEDLTRNLDSGLQTDTLILDFQKAFDTVPHQRLIRKLEFYGIKGPILDWIECWLTSRTQRVVVEGKTSDPVHVKSGVPQGTVLGPLMFLIYINDIADSIHSETQIRLFADDCLLYRVIKSPMDTETLQSDLNTLVEWANMWQMSFNTKKCKTLRVTTKKNPIMHTYKMASDQLESVSHHPYLGVELSYNMKWSHHINNITAKANRALWFLRRNLWRCPVAVKQQMYFALVRPLLEYACSVWDPHTASDTHKIEMVQRRAARFVTRNYKKSPGTMTNILHQLEWPTLEQRRLESRLTVMFKIKQGLIAIPIPDYVQNQTASQTRQYHPAKFRVMGPKSNAYKFSFYPRTILDWNSLPTSILNIQNINSFKNALVDLRV; translated from the coding sequence ATGCAAGGTTCAATCAAAGTACTGATTGTCAACTGTCGTAGTTTAAAGAgtgaaagaaaacaacttgatcTACTTGATCTGGTCGAAACCCATAATCCCAATGTTATAGTAGGTCAAGAGTCGCATATTGATGATACCTTCAGTAATGCGGAAGTATTTCCTGTAGGTTTTAATGTATCAAGAAAGGATAGAAACGTAAATGGAGGGGGTGTTTTTGTGGCAGTTTCAGAAAACATTGTCGCCAGCACAGAGTATTCGCTTGACACCAATTGTGAGATCCAATGGTGTAAAATCAGTATTGTAGGAGCGAGGCCATTATACATAGGATCGTTTTATAGACAAACAAATAACAGCGCCGAGTCTTTGATAGAACTAAATAGATCAATGAGTTCCTTATCAAATAATGGTACTCTACCAAATATCATACTGGGGGGAGACTTTAACTGTCCTGATATCAACTGGGATAATATATCAATCAAGCCGAACCCCCAGTATGGATATAAAGTCTGCAGAAGTCTTTTATATATTGTTGAAGAGTTTGGGCTGCATCAGCATGTCCATAAGCCAACTCGTAAGAACAATATTCTTGATTTACTATTTACCACCTATCCAGACCTTGTAAATGATATTCAAGTTTCATCTGGTATGAGTGACCATGGTGTTGTGACTGCTGATATTAATATCAAATGTCAGCTGAGCAAAAACGAACCCAGAAAAGTTcacattttcaagaaaatgaATTTGGAAAATCTTAAAAAAGAAGCCAATGCGTTTCAAACTCAGTACCATAAGGAAAGTGCCAGTCACTCGACACAAGAAAACTGGAAATGTTTAACTGAAAACATAGATATTCTAATGAAGGAAAATGTACCACAGAAAACCATTCAAAAACGATGGGATGTCCCGTACATGACACCCCGGATAAAAAAGCTCATTCGTAAAAAGAAACGCGTCTATAATACCCTCAAAGTATATGACACCAGCCAAAACAGAGAAAAGTTTAAAGATCTTAGGAAAACTGTTCAGAAAGAGTTGCAACATGCAAAGAACGAATACCTAATGGGCCTTCTTACAGAAGATAGTAATGGAAGTACATCTTGTCCACAGGTTGGTAAAAGATTCTGGCAATACACAAAATCATTGAGACAGAACAATAGTGGGGTAGGAACACTGTTGGTTGATGGGAAGGAATTTCCTGATGGCAAAGGGAAAGCGGAAGCTTTGAGTAGTCAATATAGTAGTGTTTTCACAGATGAAGATTTGTCTCATTTTCCTATAATGAAAGGCAATCCCTTCCCAGCAATTGGGGATGTAATCATTGATACTGAAGGTGTAAAAGATCTTCTTCAAGAGATAAATTCCAAAAAGGCCTGCGGCCCTGATGGTGTTCCCTCGCGAATCTTAAAAGATCTGAACGAAGAACTTGCACCCGTTATAACGCACATCTTCACACAGTCAATCCAAACAGGAACACTGCCCCGAGACTGGCTCACTGCGAATATCACTGCCATATTCAAGAAAGGCAACAAATGTGATCCCGCCAACTATAGACCGGTTTCGCTAACATCAGTTACAAGTAAATTAATTGAACACATATTATTCCGTCACATAATGGACCATCTTGAAAAACACTGCATTTTATCTAATTTTCAGCACGGTTTTCGCTCCCAACACTCCTGCGAATCTCAGCTCATAGTAACAGTTGAAGATCTGACTAGAAACCTGGACAGTGGGCTACAAACAGACACACTCATACTCGACTTTCAAAAAGCGTTCGATACTGTCCCTCATCAACGACTGATCCGGAAATTGGAATTTTATGGTATAAAAGGACCCATCTTGGATTGGATAGAATGCTGGTTAACATCTAGAACCCAGCGGGTCGTCGTTGAGGGGAAAACATCTGACCCAGTTCATGTAAAATCTGGAGTTCCCCAGGGAACAGTATTGGGGCCACTCatgtttttaatatatattaaCGACATTGCCGACAGTATTCACAGTGAAACACAAATAAgactatttgctgatgattgcCTACTCTACCGAGTTATTAAGTCACCAATGGATACCGAGACTCTTCAGTCTGACCTAAATACCTTGGTGGAGTGGGCAAACATGTGGCAAATGTCTTTCAACACAAAGAAATGTAAAACTTTAAGAGTCACTACCAAGAAAAATCCGATTATGCATACCTACAAAATGGCATCTGATCAACTGGAATCCGTTTCACACCATCCGTATCTTGGAGTTGAATTGTCATACAATATGAAATGGTCTCACCACATAAATAATATCACAGCAAAAGCAAACCGAGCATTGTGGTTCCTCCGCAGAAATCTATGGAGATGTCCAGTAGCGGTAAAACAACAGATGTATTTTGCTCTGGTCAGACCCTTGCTTGAATACGCGTGCTCCGTTTGGGACCCCCATACAGCATCGGATACTCATAAAATCGAGATGGTCCAACGTAGAGCCGCAAGGTTTGTTAccagaaattacaaaaaatcacCAGGTACAATGACAAACATACTGCACCAACTTGAATGGCCCACACTTGAACAAAGAAGACTGGAATCACGATTAACCGTTATGTTTAAAATCAAACAAGGTCTCATTGCCATTCCCATACCGGACTATGTTCAGAATCAGACAGCATCCCAAACCCGCCAATATCATCCGGCCAAGTTCAGAGTCATGGGACCCAAAAGCAATGCTTACAAATTCAGTTTTTACCCACGCACCATTCTAGACTGGAATTCATTGCCAACTTCAATACtcaatattcaaaatatcaatagtttCAAAAATGCACTTGTAGATCTAAGGGTGTAG